Proteins co-encoded in one Capsicum annuum cultivar UCD-10X-F1 chromosome 9, UCD10Xv1.1, whole genome shotgun sequence genomic window:
- the LOC107842949 gene encoding probable pectate lyase 4 has protein sequence MGNHHSHFSHRKHKHHHNQQGPSLPVSTQMGLALPYAHVDTSLRGLAGKAEGFGASSIGGRDGHIYQVVNLNDDGPGSLRDGCRKKEPLWIVFEVSGTIELRSYLSVSSFKTIDGRGQKIKLTGKGLRLKECEHVIVCNLEFEGGRGPDVDGIQIKPKSRHIWIDRCSLSDYDDGLIDITRESTDITVSRCHFSKHDKTMLIGADPSNCSDRCMRVTIHHCFFDGTRQRHPRVRFAKVHLYNNYTRNWGIYAVCASVESQIYSQCNIYEAGQKKVAFKYLTEKAADKEEACTGSIKSEDDLFVCGTQAGLLSTCNENNIFNPSEFYQNWTVERPSDHLKHYLQHCTGWQCIPRPN, from the exons ATGGGTAACCACCATAGCCATTTTTCTCACAGAAAACATAAACACCATCATAATCAACAAGGTCCCTCATTACCAGTGAGTACTCAGATGGGTTTGGCTTTGCCTTATGCACATGTTGACACTAGTTTGCGTGGTCTTGCTGGTAAAGCTGAGGGATTTGGTGCTTCTTCTATTGGTGGACGTGATGGTCATATTTATCAAGTTGTTAATCTTAatg ATGATGGGCCAGGATCACTTCGAGACGGATGTCGTAAAAAAGAACCTCTATGGATCGTCTTTGAAGTTTCGGGGACCATCGAGCTCCGTTCTTATTTGAGTGTGTCGTCTTTCAAAACTATTGATGGGCGAGGCCAAAAAATCAAACTCACAGGAAAAGGTTTGAGGTTGAAAGAATGTGAACATGTGATCGTCTGTAATCTAGAGTTTGAGGGAGGTAGAGGACCTGATGTTGATGGCATTCAGATTAAACCAAAGTCGAGACATATTTGGATAGATCGTTGTAGCCTTAGCGACTATGATGATGGTTTAATTGACATCACAAGAGAGAGCACAGATATTACTGTTTCTAG GTGTCACTTTTCAAAGCATGATAAAACAATGCTTATCGGAGCAGATCCGTCTAATTGTAGTGACAGATGTATGAGGGTCACCATTCACCACTGTTTTTTTGATGGAACTAGACAGCGGCATCCTCGTGTTAGGTTTGCCAAAGTACATTTGTACAATAACTACACCAGGAACTGGGGAATTTATGCGGTTTGCGCTAGTGTAGAATCACAG ATATATTCGCAATGCAACATATATGAAGCTGGACAAAAAAAGGTGGCCTTCAAATATCTCACGGAGAAG GCAGCTGACAAGGAAGAAGCATGTACTGGTAGCATTAAATCTGAAGATGACTTGTTTGTTTGTGGAACTCAGGCTGGTTTATTGTCTACTTGCAACGAAAATAACATCTTCAATCCATCCGAATTCTACCAAAACTGGACTGTTGAACGTCCGAGTGATCATCTCAAACACTACCTTCAACATTGTACAGGATGGCAGTGTATCCCGCGGCCAAATTGA